The Emcibacteraceae bacterium genome contains a region encoding:
- the rplS gene encoding 50S ribosomal protein L19, producing MNIIEKLEKEQMAQLTEGKTIPEFAPGDTIKVNVKVVEGTNERIQAYEGLCIARSNRALNSSFTVRKISYGEGVERVFPLYSPNVASIEVIRRGRVRRAKLYYLRGLRGKKARIAEKTDWHKKSAN from the coding sequence ATGAATATCATTGAAAAATTAGAAAAAGAGCAAATGGCTCAGCTGACAGAAGGCAAAACAATTCCTGAGTTTGCCCCTGGTGATACTATTAAGGTCAACGTAAAAGTTGTAGAAGGCACAAACGAACGTATTCAGGCGTATGAAGGCCTTTGTATTGCACGCTCTAACCGTGCGCTGAATAGTTCATTTACAGTGCGTAAGATTTCTTACGGTGAAGGTGTAGAACGTGTATTCCCACTTTATTCACCGAATGTGGCAAGTATTGAAGTGATTCGCCGCGGACGAGTCCGTCGCGCTAAACTATACTATCTTCGTGGCCTTCGTGGTAAAAAAGCCCGTATTGCTGAAAAAACGGATTGGCATAAGAAGTCTGCGAATTAA
- a CDS encoding outer membrane beta-barrel protein: MTLIRIKFFFSILIISTLSLFGVQAQAGVDGSPFEGLYVGFVTSKSTFSSTATHRDAGIAETPSVFNGITSAKSKNSYGGGIIGGYGLNYGIFYTGAEAAFIIDKGSTTYSDGTTSIRFYKSNTLDINLRGGVTLSDKALLFGLIGYTGVNLKSKGTNGQTDRDNLDYNKRVTGIQYGGGVELAFMENIAIRAEYTRAHINDAVYLDGSDEFTFKPKTSRIMLSIVLHMY; this comes from the coding sequence ATGACCCTTATCCGGATTAAATTTTTTTTCAGTATACTGATTATTTCTACCCTGTCTCTTTTTGGCGTACAGGCACAGGCAGGTGTCGATGGAAGCCCTTTTGAAGGCCTATATGTTGGTTTTGTTACAAGCAAATCCACTTTTTCATCAACCGCGACCCATCGTGATGCAGGGATAGCGGAAACACCCAGCGTTTTTAATGGCATTACTTCTGCAAAATCAAAAAACAGTTATGGGGGCGGAATTATAGGCGGATACGGCCTGAATTATGGAATTTTTTATACTGGAGCCGAAGCAGCCTTTATCATTGATAAAGGGAGCACTACATATAGCGACGGTACAACCAGCATCAGATTTTATAAAAGCAACACCTTAGATATTAACCTTCGTGGAGGTGTTACACTTTCAGATAAAGCCCTGCTATTCGGCCTGATAGGATATACAGGCGTTAATCTCAAATCAAAGGGTACAAATGGACAGACCGATCGAGATAATCTTGATTACAATAAACGGGTAACCGGCATACAGTATGGGGGCGGTGTTGAGCTGGCCTTCATGGAAAATATAGCGATCAGAGCTGAATACACGCGCGCTCACATCAATGACGCCGTCTATCTTGACGGATCCGATGAATTTACTTTCAAACCTAAAACGTCACGCATAATGCTAAGCATCGTTTTACATATGTATTAA
- the ffh gene encoding signal recognition particle protein — protein MFDSLSDKLGSIFDKLKKRGALSESHVDEAMREVRLALLEADVALPVVKDFISKVKSAAVGQEVVKSVTPAQMVVKIVNDQMVQMLGGDAKTIDLNAPAPVPVLMVGLQGSGKTTTTAKIAKRLKEKERKKVLMASLDVQRPAAMEQLEILGKQIGVPTLPIIPGQMPVDIAKRALTSARLQGFDVVMLDTAGRLHVDQALMAEVVAVRNAVGPHETLLVVDALTGQDAVNVAEKFGDQIGITGVVLTRMDGDGRGGAALSMRAVTGKPIKLVGVGEKIDDLEEFHPERVASRILGMGDVVSLVEKAAETIEAEEAERMMKKMKKGMFDFDDLRSQLQQMKKIGGMGSILGMLPGLGKMQKQMAAAKIDDKLLLRQEAIINSMTPKERAHPNLMNASRKKRVAAGAGVSVQEVNKLMKMQKQMATMMKKLGKRGGRLPLPGSLPPGMEGLLPK, from the coding sequence ATGTTCGATAGCTTAAGCGATAAACTAGGCAGTATTTTTGACAAGCTAAAAAAGCGCGGCGCATTAAGTGAGAGCCATGTAGATGAAGCAATGCGTGAAGTCCGTCTTGCTCTTCTTGAAGCGGATGTTGCCTTACCAGTTGTCAAAGATTTCATTTCAAAAGTCAAATCGGCAGCAGTGGGGCAGGAAGTTGTAAAGTCAGTGACCCCCGCTCAGATGGTTGTAAAGATCGTTAATGACCAGATGGTCCAAATGCTGGGCGGAGATGCAAAAACCATTGATTTAAATGCGCCGGCCCCTGTTCCGGTTCTTATGGTGGGATTACAGGGGTCAGGTAAGACCACAACAACTGCAAAAATTGCCAAACGGCTTAAAGAAAAAGAACGTAAAAAAGTTTTAATGGCTTCATTGGACGTTCAGCGCCCGGCAGCGATGGAACAACTTGAAATTTTGGGTAAGCAAATTGGCGTGCCAACCCTCCCGATTATCCCGGGACAGATGCCGGTTGATATTGCCAAACGGGCACTGACCTCTGCCAGATTACAGGGCTTTGATGTTGTCATGCTTGATACAGCAGGGCGTCTCCATGTTGATCAGGCGCTAATGGCCGAAGTCGTGGCTGTGAGAAATGCTGTTGGCCCCCATGAAACACTTCTTGTTGTTGATGCGCTCACCGGTCAGGACGCAGTCAATGTGGCGGAAAAGTTTGGTGATCAAATCGGCATAACCGGCGTGGTTCTTACCCGTATGGACGGTGATGGGCGTGGTGGTGCTGCACTCAGTATGCGGGCCGTTACCGGCAAACCAATTAAGCTGGTTGGTGTCGGTGAAAAAATTGACGATCTGGAGGAATTTCATCCTGAAAGGGTTGCTTCCCGAATCCTTGGAATGGGTGATGTGGTTTCGTTGGTTGAAAAAGCGGCGGAAACTATTGAGGCTGAAGAAGCCGAGCGCATGATGAAAAAAATGAAGAAGGGTATGTTTGATTTTGATGATCTTCGTTCCCAGCTTCAGCAGATGAAAAAAATTGGCGGTATGGGAAGTATTCTAGGTATGCTTCCGGGTCTTGGCAAAATGCAGAAACAAATGGCGGCCGCCAAGATTGACGATAAACTGCTGCTCAGACAGGAAGCAATCATCAACAGCATGACCCCAAAAGAACGGGCACACCCCAATTTAATGAACGCGTCACGTAAAAAACGTGTGGCTGCCGGTGCGGGCGTATCAGTGCAGGAAGTCAATAAACTGATGAAAATGCAGAAGCAGATGGCAACAATGATGAAGAAATTAGGCAAAAGAGGGGGGCGCTTGCCGCTGCCCGGTTCATTGCCCCCCGGAATGGAAGGTTTGCTTCCCAAGTAA
- the rimM gene encoding ribosome maturation factor RimM (Essential for efficient processing of 16S rRNA) — protein sequence MNALAENHSLAEKRTDMICIGAIFGAAGIHGAVRIKVFTEDLNSISDYGPVTLVGREFPQGQKFDVKILHQVKGGVAAKLKGVNDRNLAETLKGAELYIDRSALPEIKEDGDFYFEDLIGLTAKDQNGNQFGQVDGVFNFGAGDIIEVKLTTEKGKRMYPFSNEVVPEVNLEEGFLVIDRDAFNDGPEDTETDKRE from the coding sequence ATGAACGCACTGGCCGAAAACCATAGCCTAGCCGAAAAGCGTACTGATATGATTTGTATCGGGGCAATATTTGGTGCGGCTGGAATTCATGGGGCAGTGCGGATCAAGGTATTTACCGAAGATTTAAATTCCATTTCCGACTATGGGCCGGTAACTCTGGTCGGGCGTGAATTTCCGCAAGGGCAAAAATTTGATGTTAAAATTCTTCATCAGGTTAAGGGCGGAGTTGCGGCTAAACTTAAAGGCGTGAACGACCGCAATCTTGCAGAAACCCTTAAGGGGGCAGAGCTTTACATTGACCGCTCAGCACTTCCTGAAATTAAGGAAGACGGGGATTTCTATTTTGAAGATCTGATTGGCCTTACCGCCAAAGATCAGAATGGAAACCAGTTTGGACAGGTCGATGGGGTTTTTAACTTCGGTGCAGGTGATATTATTGAGGTAAAGCTCACGACGGAAAAAGGGAAACGTATGTATCCTTTTTCCAATGAAGTGGTGCCAGAGGTAAACCTTGAAGAAGGGTTTCTGGTGATAGACCGGGATGCTTTTAACGACGGGCCGGAAGATACGGAAACTGATAAAAGGGAATAG
- the leuD gene encoding 3-isopropylmalate dehydratase small subunit, whose protein sequence is MDKFTKIRAVAAPLPITNVDTDMIIPQKHLRTIERTGLGKYAFSNIRYNDDGSERADFVLNKPAYRNAEILIAGENFGCGSSREHAPWALKDFGIKAIIAPSFADIFHGNCFKNGLLPIALPEEIVDEMMKDAEHGANAVFTIDLENLEITRPDGQVVKFEVDSFRQHCLINGLDDIGLTMVKGDKIAAFEAKQKAQQPWLYSQR, encoded by the coding sequence ATGGATAAATTTACAAAAATCCGCGCGGTTGCTGCCCCGCTTCCCATAACCAATGTAGATACAGACATGATCATTCCGCAAAAACACCTGCGGACCATTGAGCGGACAGGACTTGGAAAATATGCCTTTTCAAATATCCGTTATAATGATGATGGGTCTGAACGAGCTGATTTCGTTCTGAATAAGCCAGCTTACCGAAATGCTGAAATCCTTATTGCCGGGGAAAATTTCGGCTGTGGTTCCAGCCGTGAACACGCGCCCTGGGCTTTAAAGGATTTTGGCATTAAAGCCATTATTGCTCCAAGCTTTGCCGATATATTTCATGGCAACTGTTTTAAAAATGGCCTGCTGCCAATTGCGCTTCCTGAAGAAATCGTTGACGAGATGATGAAGGATGCCGAGCATGGCGCCAATGCCGTCTTTACCATTGATCTTGAAAATCTGGAAATTACCCGTCCTGACGGGCAGGTGGTAAAATTTGAAGTGGACAGCTTCCGTCAGCACTGCCTGATCAACGGACTTGATGATATCGGCCTGACCATGGTCAAAGGCGATAAAATAGCGGCCTTTGAAGCAAAACAAAAAGCCCAGCAACCATGGCTTTATAGTCAAAGATAA
- a CDS encoding DASS family sodium-coupled anion symporter — translation MSKIGTRNFNMLMGMVLFTIMILLPAPARMSASAWNVAAVTVLLAYWWSSEALPVPITSLLPIVLFPALGVTSIGEATAPYAAPTIFLLMGGFIMATGLARWNLHRRIALMVLVRVGNNPIALIGGFMTVTAMISMWISNTASTLMMLPIALSLAGEIIKEKSEKNAGFILCLVLGIAYGANIGGFGTPIGTPPNLLVIAFMKENYGIDVSFLSWMLFGVPATLVMLPIACFVLTRWAFPFELDQNSVAQDLLHQELNEMGPMSTPEKRMAFTFAFIAALWIFRTPIQNNLDMMLWLSDALISIFGAMIMFMIPAGCKDEKHATLLNWKTADTIPWGVLLLFGGGLSLAAAVKSSGLAVWIGNELGAIGTFDLIFIIFILVSLVVFLTELTSNTATTATLLPILGALAVATGLDPMILFVPVAISASCAFMLPVATAPNAVIYASGEITIPQMAYAGFRVNLFAIVAITSLSYFLVPIIFG, via the coding sequence ATGAGTAAAATCGGTACGCGAAATTTTAACATGCTTATGGGCATGGTGCTTTTTACGATTATGATTTTATTGCCTGCCCCTGCCAGAATGAGTGCAAGTGCCTGGAATGTGGCAGCTGTCACCGTTTTACTTGCTTACTGGTGGTCATCGGAAGCCCTGCCCGTGCCAATTACTTCATTATTACCAATCGTTTTGTTTCCAGCCCTTGGGGTTACGTCAATTGGAGAGGCCACAGCCCCTTATGCAGCACCAACAATATTTTTGCTTATGGGTGGATTTATCATGGCAACAGGGCTTGCTAGGTGGAACCTCCATCGGCGTATTGCCTTGATGGTTCTGGTCAGAGTCGGTAATAACCCAATAGCCTTAATCGGCGGTTTTATGACTGTAACCGCCATGATTTCCATGTGGATCAGCAATACAGCCAGCACATTGATGATGCTTCCGATTGCTTTATCCCTTGCCGGTGAGATTATAAAAGAAAAAAGTGAGAAAAATGCAGGATTCATTCTTTGCTTGGTTCTGGGCATAGCTTACGGTGCAAATATTGGCGGCTTTGGCACACCGATCGGCACCCCCCCAAACCTTCTGGTCATTGCCTTCATGAAGGAAAATTATGGCATTGATGTGAGTTTCCTCTCCTGGATGCTGTTTGGTGTCCCCGCAACACTCGTGATGCTGCCTATCGCCTGTTTTGTTCTGACCCGTTGGGCATTTCCATTTGAATTAGATCAAAATTCTGTTGCTCAGGATTTACTTCATCAGGAGCTAAATGAAATGGGCCCTATGTCGACGCCTGAAAAAAGAATGGCTTTTACATTTGCCTTCATTGCTGCTTTGTGGATTTTCAGAACACCTATTCAGAATAATCTGGACATGATGCTTTGGCTGAGTGACGCATTAATCTCTATCTTTGGAGCGATGATCATGTTTATGATTCCCGCCGGCTGTAAAGATGAAAAGCATGCCACTCTACTCAACTGGAAAACGGCTGATACAATTCCATGGGGTGTGCTTTTATTGTTTGGCGGTGGATTAAGCCTTGCTGCGGCTGTCAAATCAAGCGGTCTTGCCGTCTGGATCGGCAATGAACTCGGCGCCATTGGCACTTTTGATCTTATATTCATTATTTTTATTCTGGTTTCACTTGTGGTCTTTCTTACCGAGCTGACCAGCAACACGGCAACAACAGCAACCCTTCTTCCCATTCTCGGCGCCCTTGCTGTGGCAACGGGACTAGACCCGATGATCCTTTTCGTTCCCGTGGCTATATCGGCCAGTTGTGCTTTTATGTTACCCGTAGCGACAGCGCCCAACGCCGTTATATATGCCAGTGGGGAAATAACTATACCGCAAATGGCCTATGCCGGCTTCAGAGTAAATTTGTTTGCGATTGTTGCAATTACCAGCCTCAGCTATTTTCTGGTACCGATTATTTTTGGCTAA
- the mtaB gene encoding tRNA (N(6)-L-threonylcarbamoyladenosine(37)-C(2))-methylthiotransferase MtaB produces the protein MSEKKAKVVTFGCRLNTYESEIIRKHADEAGLTDAVIFNTCAVTAEATRQAKQAIRRARRKNPDANIIVTGCAAQIDPKQFSEMEEVNQILGNEEKLTARSYQDFGIAKSERISVNDIMSVRKTAPHLIEGFVERSRAFVQVQNGCNHRCTFCIIPYGRGNSRSVPAGEVVSQIQQLVDNGYKEVIITGVDITSYGPDLPGNPTLGKLCQKILKNVPDLERLRLSSIDSIETDEALFDIITRESRMMPHLHLSLQSGDNMILKRMKRRHSREDSIEFCNAVLKARPDVVFGADIIAGFPTETEEMFENSMALVEDCNLTYLHVFPYSEREGTPAAKMPQLDRTIRKERAARLRKLGEAKVDEYLKKSVGRQVSILIEKNIKGENAAIGHTEHFAPAKITGSHKVGHIAKAIVTGYQDGLLNAEVIND, from the coding sequence ATGAGCGAGAAAAAAGCAAAAGTCGTTACATTCGGCTGCCGATTAAATACATATGAATCTGAAATTATCAGAAAGCATGCTGATGAAGCAGGGCTAACGGATGCTGTTATTTTTAATACCTGTGCTGTTACCGCAGAAGCTACAAGGCAGGCCAAACAGGCCATCAGACGAGCCCGCCGCAAAAACCCGGATGCCAATATTATCGTCACCGGCTGTGCGGCACAGATTGACCCTAAACAATTTTCCGAAATGGAAGAAGTAAATCAGATCCTTGGCAATGAGGAAAAACTGACCGCCCGTAGTTATCAGGACTTTGGCATTGCAAAGTCCGAGCGCATTTCGGTCAATGATATTATGTCAGTCAGGAAAACGGCTCCTCATCTGATAGAAGGCTTTGTAGAGCGCTCCCGCGCTTTCGTACAGGTCCAAAACGGATGTAATCACCGCTGTACTTTTTGTATCATTCCTTATGGCCGTGGTAATAGCCGCTCGGTCCCTGCTGGTGAAGTGGTCAGCCAGATTCAGCAGCTGGTGGATAACGGTTATAAAGAAGTGATTATTACCGGAGTTGATATTACGTCATACGGTCCGGATTTGCCGGGAAATCCGACACTTGGGAAATTATGCCAGAAAATACTTAAAAATGTGCCGGATCTTGAACGGCTCAGATTAAGTTCAATTGACTCAATAGAAACCGATGAAGCGCTGTTTGACATAATTACAAGAGAGTCACGGATGATGCCACATCTTCATTTATCGCTTCAATCCGGTGATAATATGATCCTTAAAAGAATGAAAAGGCGTCATAGTCGGGAGGATTCCATTGAGTTTTGTAACGCTGTCCTAAAAGCCCGTCCAGACGTTGTTTTTGGAGCAGATATCATTGCCGGATTTCCGACCGAAACAGAAGAAATGTTTGAAAATTCAATGGCTCTGGTAGAGGATTGCAACCTGACATATTTGCACGTCTTCCCTTATTCGGAACGCGAAGGCACCCCAGCCGCAAAAATGCCACAGCTTGACCGAACTATCAGAAAAGAACGTGCGGCAAGACTTAGAAAACTTGGGGAAGCAAAGGTTGATGAATATTTAAAAAAATCAGTTGGACGTCAGGTCAGCATTCTAATTGAGAAAAATATAAAAGGTGAAAATGCGGCCATAGGCCATACAGAACATTTTGCCCCTGCTAAAATAACCGGAAGTCATAAAGTGGGACATATTGCAAAGGCCATAGTGACAGGCTATCAAGATGGACTACTTAACGCGGAAGTAATAAATGACTGA
- the trmD gene encoding tRNA (guanosine(37)-N1)-methyltransferase TrmD, whose protein sequence is MWQAQILTLFPEMFPGPLGFSLAGKALENNLWALDVMQIRDHALDKHRNVDDTPSGGGPGMVMRADVMGRAIDTAQNKRPKGVTDDDWPLIYLSPRGKRLDQKMVHEFASKKGITLICGRFEGLDERVLEKRKIREISLGDFVLSGGEIAALMLIDAVVRLIPGVIGEPDTLLEESFSSGLLEYPQYTRPQSWEGLEIPDVLMSGHHENIRKWRQEASEKLTKERRPDLWKEYSHQKNALKHKKSDD, encoded by the coding sequence ATGTGGCAGGCTCAAATTCTGACCCTCTTTCCCGAAATGTTTCCCGGACCTCTTGGTTTTTCTCTGGCGGGTAAAGCGCTGGAAAATAATTTATGGGCACTGGACGTGATGCAAATTCGCGACCATGCCCTGGACAAGCACCGAAATGTGGATGATACCCCCTCGGGGGGTGGTCCCGGAATGGTGATGAGAGCGGATGTTATGGGCCGAGCCATTGATACGGCACAGAACAAAAGGCCGAAAGGCGTAACAGACGATGACTGGCCGCTCATATATTTGTCCCCACGTGGCAAACGACTTGATCAGAAAATGGTTCATGAATTTGCCAGTAAGAAAGGAATAACGCTTATCTGTGGCCGGTTTGAAGGACTTGATGAGCGGGTGCTGGAAAAACGTAAAATCAGGGAAATATCCTTGGGAGATTTTGTGTTATCCGGCGGAGAAATAGCGGCGCTGATGCTGATTGATGCGGTGGTGCGGCTTATTCCCGGTGTGATCGGTGAGCCGGATACACTACTTGAGGAAAGTTTTAGTAGTGGATTGCTTGAATATCCGCAATATACCAGACCACAAAGCTGGGAAGGACTGGAAATACCCGATGTTCTGATGTCAGGACATCATGAGAATATAAGGAAATGGCGTCAGGAAGCTTCGGAGAAACTGACAAAGGAAAGGCGCCCCGACCTGTGGAAGGAATATAGTCATCAAAAAAATGCACTTAAGCATAAGAAAAGTGATGATTGA
- the leuB gene encoding 3-isopropylmalate dehydrogenase, which translates to MSKTHSMLILPGDGIGPEAMTEVKKIVTWLEENKNIKFDLSEDHVGGRAYDEYGTSLADHTLEKAKQVDAVMFGAVGGPKWDGVAYDKRPEAGLLKLRKELNLFANLRPAMCFEPLVDASSLKPELVSGLDIMIVRELTGGVYFGEPRGITELSNGQRRGVNTQVYETYEIHRVAHVAFDLARKRKSHVTSVEKANVMESGLLWREEVNVIAKDYPDVKLEHMYADNCAMQLVRTPKQFDVILTDNLFGDMLSDIAAMLTGSLGMLPSASLGEAGKGALYEPVHGSAPDIAGKGIANPIATILSFAMALRYTFDEPAAADLIENAVNAVLANNIRTADINQPGMTLVSTGEMGSHIVAAMEKLSN; encoded by the coding sequence ATGAGCAAAACACACAGTATGTTAATATTGCCAGGGGATGGCATTGGTCCGGAAGCCATGACAGAGGTTAAAAAGATTGTCACCTGGCTTGAAGAAAATAAAAACATAAAATTTGACCTTTCCGAAGATCATGTTGGCGGCCGCGCATATGACGAATATGGCACATCACTGGCGGATCATACCCTTGAAAAAGCAAAACAGGTTGACGCCGTTATGTTCGGTGCCGTCGGTGGCCCCAAATGGGACGGTGTTGCCTATGACAAACGCCCGGAAGCGGGTCTTTTAAAATTGCGGAAAGAACTTAATCTTTTTGCCAATCTGCGCCCGGCAATGTGTTTTGAACCGCTGGTTGATGCCTCCAGCCTGAAACCGGAACTGGTCAGCGGCCTTGATATTATGATCGTCCGTGAACTGACCGGCGGTGTTTATTTCGGTGAGCCGCGTGGCATTACCGAACTTTCCAATGGTCAGCGCCGTGGTGTAAACACGCAAGTATATGAAACATATGAAATTCACCGGGTAGCCCATGTGGCATTTGATCTTGCCCGGAAAAGAAAAAGCCATGTGACATCCGTTGAAAAAGCCAATGTGATGGAAAGTGGCCTGCTGTGGCGCGAAGAAGTAAATGTCATTGCCAAGGATTATCCGGATGTGAAACTTGAACATATGTATGCCGACAACTGCGCCATGCAGCTTGTCCGCACACCAAAGCAGTTTGATGTTATCCTGACCGACAATCTTTTTGGTGATATGCTCAGTGATATTGCCGCTATGCTGACCGGTTCCCTCGGAATGCTTCCTTCCGCCAGTTTGGGCGAGGCGGGCAAAGGTGCCCTTTATGAACCCGTGCATGGCAGCGCACCGGATATTGCCGGTAAGGGGATTGCAAACCCGATCGCCACCATTCTCAGCTTTGCCATGGCGCTTCGTTATACATTTGATGAGCCGGCAGCAGCAGATTTAATTGAAAATGCGGTGAACGCGGTTCTGGCGAATAACATTCGAACGGCCGATATTAACCAGCCTGGAATGACGCTTGTCTCAACAGGTGAAATGGGCAGCCATATTGTCGCTGCCATGGAAAAATTAAGCAACTAA
- the leuC gene encoding 3-isopropylmalate dehydratase large subunit: MTNPRTLYDKIWDAHVVEEQQSGNSLLYIDRHIIHEVTSPQAFEGLRLAGRGLRRVETILAVPDHNVPTTADRETRIDSIESKNQLDALERNAKEFGVDYIPMMDARQGIVHIVGPEQGFTLPGTTIVCGDSHTSTHGAFGALAFGIGTSEVEHVMATQTLILKRSKNLRIDVSGKLGLGVTAKDVALAIIGKIGTAGGTGSVIEFTGSVFRDLSMEGRMTVCNMSIEGGARAGLIAPDQKTYDYIKGRPKAPKGAEFEMAMTYWNSLKSDEGAKYDKEVFIDAADIVPQVTWGTSPEDVLPITGIIPNPADAHDPDKKASIERALAYMGLEPGTRLTDIKVDKVFIGSCTNGRIEDMRAVAEVVRGRKINPSVEGLIVPGSGLVKLQAEQEGLDKVFIDAGFDWREPGCSMCLAMNADKLLPGQRCASTSNRNFEGRQGPKSRTHLVSPAMAAAAAITGHLTDIREL; the protein is encoded by the coding sequence ATGACAAATCCGCGTACATTATATGATAAAATTTGGGATGCTCACGTTGTTGAGGAACAGCAAAGTGGCAATAGCCTACTTTATATCGACCGCCATATTATTCATGAAGTAACAAGTCCGCAGGCCTTTGAAGGGCTTAGACTGGCAGGTCGTGGTCTGCGCCGGGTTGAAACAATCCTGGCCGTTCCTGATCATAATGTACCAACAACGGCTGACCGTGAAACACGTATCGACAGTATAGAAAGCAAAAATCAACTTGATGCGCTGGAGCGAAATGCAAAAGAATTTGGCGTTGATTATATCCCGATGATGGACGCCCGTCAGGGTATTGTTCATATTGTCGGCCCTGAACAGGGTTTTACATTGCCCGGGACCACAATCGTTTGCGGTGACAGTCACACATCAACCCATGGGGCATTTGGGGCTTTGGCCTTTGGGATTGGCACCTCCGAAGTTGAGCATGTGATGGCGACACAAACCCTGATACTGAAAAGATCAAAAAACCTTCGCATTGATGTTAGCGGCAAACTGGGTCTTGGTGTTACCGCGAAGGATGTCGCACTGGCAATCATTGGAAAAATCGGCACTGCGGGCGGGACCGGTTCAGTTATTGAATTTACCGGCTCCGTATTCCGTGACTTATCTATGGAAGGGCGGATGACCGTCTGCAACATGTCGATTGAGGGTGGTGCGCGTGCTGGTCTGATCGCCCCAGACCAGAAAACATATGACTATATCAAAGGAAGGCCCAAAGCACCCAAAGGGGCTGAATTTGAAATGGCCATGACGTACTGGAACAGTCTGAAATCGGATGAGGGAGCAAAATATGACAAGGAAGTCTTTATTGATGCCGCCGATATCGTGCCACAGGTAACCTGGGGAACCAGCCCTGAAGACGTTCTGCCCATTACCGGTATTATTCCAAATCCGGCAGATGCGCATGATCCTGATAAAAAGGCATCCATTGAACGGGCCCTTGCCTATATGGGGCTGGAGCCGGGAACCAGACTAACCGATATAAAAGTGGATAAGGTCTTCATAGGGTCATGCACCAATGGCCGAATTGAAGATATGCGTGCCGTTGCTGAAGTGGTTCGCGGTCGCAAAATAAACCCGTCTGTTGAAGGACTAATCGTACCGGGAAGTGGGCTTGTCAAGCTTCAGGCGGAACAGGAAGGGCTGGATAAGGTATTTATCGATGCCGGCTTTGACTGGCGGGAGCCGGGATGTTCAATGTGTCTGGCGATGAATGCGGATAAACTGCTGCCGGGTCAGCGCTGTGCGTCAACGTCAAATCGTAATTTTGAAGGGCGTCAGGGCCCGAAGAGCCGCACCCATCTGGTTAGCCCGGCAATGGCTGCTGCCGCTGCGATTACCGGCCATTTAACTGATATCAGGGAGCTATAA